A genomic stretch from Streptomyces venezuelae ATCC 10712 includes:
- a CDS encoding ABC transporter ATP-binding protein, giving the protein MLAIEADALRRTYTSRTGWPKSRRTESEAVRGVTFDVAPGELFGLLGPNGAGKTTTIKMLNTLLLPTSGTARVFGHDVARDPVAVRRRIGYVFGGDRGLYDRLSALDNLRYFAELYGVPARAQKRRITELLDLVGLLGREKEKVEGYSRGMRQRLHIARGLLHRPDVLFLDEPSIGVDPVAARDLRRTVADLAATGTTVLLTTHYMAEADELCDRIAVIAGGRIRALGTPDSLKSLVRERDVLEIEAYGVDEERLDRLRRVPGVRGVAAEDRGALQTVTVQTGRGAAELHGPVLAALQGVRLGRVTSREPSLEDAYIAIVEGADAATVTGTATSAGTHTGTSAGTVGGGAGAVEGTASQGAAV; this is encoded by the coding sequence ATGCTCGCAATCGAGGCGGACGCGCTGCGCCGCACCTACACCAGCAGGACCGGCTGGCCGAAGTCCCGGCGGACCGAGTCCGAGGCCGTCCGCGGCGTCACCTTCGACGTGGCGCCGGGGGAGCTGTTCGGCCTCCTCGGGCCCAACGGCGCCGGGAAGACGACCACCATCAAGATGCTCAACACCCTGCTGCTCCCGACCTCGGGGACCGCCCGGGTGTTCGGCCACGACGTGGCCCGCGACCCGGTCGCCGTACGCCGCCGGATCGGGTACGTCTTCGGCGGCGACCGGGGTCTGTACGACCGGCTCTCCGCGCTCGACAACCTCCGCTACTTCGCCGAGCTGTACGGCGTGCCCGCCCGCGCCCAGAAGCGGCGCATCACCGAACTCCTCGACCTCGTGGGCCTCCTGGGCCGGGAGAAGGAGAAGGTCGAGGGCTACTCGCGCGGCATGCGGCAGCGCCTCCACATCGCCCGCGGGCTGCTCCACCGCCCCGACGTCCTCTTCCTCGACGAGCCGTCGATCGGCGTCGACCCCGTCGCCGCCCGCGACCTGCGCCGCACGGTCGCGGACCTCGCCGCCACCGGTACGACGGTCCTGCTCACCACCCACTACATGGCCGAGGCGGACGAGCTCTGCGACCGGATCGCCGTGATCGCGGGCGGCCGGATCCGGGCCCTCGGCACCCCCGACAGCCTCAAGTCCCTCGTACGGGAACGGGACGTGCTGGAGATCGAGGCGTACGGCGTGGACGAGGAGCGGCTCGACCGGCTGCGCCGGGTCCCGGGCGTGCGGGGCGTGGCCGCCGAGGACCGGGGCGCGCTCCAGACCGTGACCGTGCAGACCGGCCGGGGGGCCGCTGAGCTGCACGGACCGGTCCTGGCCGCGCTCCAAGGCGTCCGGCTCGGGCGGGTCACGAGCCGCGAACCGTCCCTGGAGGACGCCTACATCGCGATCGTGGAGGGCGCGGACGCGGCCACGGTCACGGGCACGGCCACGAGCGCGGGCACGCACACAGGCACGAGCGCGGGCACGGTCGGTGGCGGAGCCGGAGCCGTGGAGGGCACGGCGTCGCAAGGGGCTGCCGTATGA
- a CDS encoding ABC transporter permease — MFRFLATARLVVVGGAISYRALFNWTTPPMFIGTLLVGPLLQVFFFVFLGRELGVADDRFHLVGNAVLAASASGVYGGTMAVANERRYGTLGAVLLSPRHRIPLWLGRALPYVLNGLFVSAFVLTAASLVLGLPLPAGALAGLLLVLLVAAGACSAFGLALGALGLRFRDVFLVSNVASSVLLLLTGAAVPRDTLPGWMRTAGELLPLTHAADAARGLTAGAGLDAGLLGAELAVGAGWGLLAVVLLGVFERGSRRRATLDTM, encoded by the coding sequence ATGTTCCGTTTCCTCGCCACCGCGCGGCTCGTCGTCGTCGGCGGGGCGATCTCCTACCGGGCCCTGTTCAACTGGACGACCCCGCCCATGTTCATCGGAACCCTGCTGGTCGGGCCGCTTCTCCAGGTCTTCTTCTTCGTCTTCCTCGGCCGCGAACTGGGGGTCGCCGACGACCGCTTCCACCTCGTCGGGAACGCCGTCCTCGCGGCTTCCGCCTCCGGTGTGTACGGCGGCACGATGGCCGTCGCCAACGAGCGCAGGTACGGCACCCTCGGCGCGGTCCTGCTCTCGCCCCGGCACCGGATCCCGCTCTGGCTGGGCCGCGCCCTCCCGTACGTGCTCAACGGGCTGTTCGTCAGCGCGTTCGTGCTCACCGCCGCCTCGCTCGTCCTCGGTCTCCCGCTGCCCGCCGGGGCGCTCGCGGGCCTCCTGCTGGTGCTGCTCGTCGCGGCGGGCGCGTGCTCGGCGTTCGGCCTCGCCCTCGGCGCGCTCGGGCTCCGCTTCCGTGACGTGTTCCTGGTGTCGAACGTGGCCAGTTCCGTACTGCTCCTCCTCACCGGCGCGGCCGTCCCCCGGGACACGCTGCCGGGGTGGATGCGGACCGCGGGGGAGCTGCTGCCGCTCACGCACGCGGCGGACGCGGCGCGCGGGCTGACCGCCGGGGCCGGTCTCGACGCCGGGCTGCTGGGGGCGGAGCTGGCGGTGGGCGCCGGGTGGGGGCTGCTCGCGGTCGTCCTGCTCGGTGTCTTCGAGCGGGGCAGCCGGCGCCGGGCCACCCTCGACACGATGTGA
- the tmk gene encoding dTMP kinase — MTRAEQPDRLGDSDAALVADSRERAVRALLRHQPLRRLWSAHVVGSTGDALALLVLVLLGLQAAVAEGALGGGYRGAAFAVAAVVGARLLASVLFGAVLLGPLTALTGTGGALDRRWTMIGADGVRIALLVIAPLWIDWTPDSALWYLLGTVFVAGAAERLWTISREGAAPALLPAPPIEGGAVRPLPDHLGALRQLSRRTGFLAVPAAAAVLLLATLIGELLGAGLDWFSLHQAALASYVAAGLFAASVTVLYAMTLPGGETPRPRSPLEGLRRPTTEKTGTGTAGAPEKGRTGSGGAPEKGRTGSGGGPEKGRTGALPLLVLTCATVAGAIAAAASVAVLHAYDLGGGPVTYALLILALSGATAVGIRTAVHVLPVLSRRRLLALATAVTGIALIAMGLVPDTATVLFLAVLAGYAAGVAANTGHTLVDQETEEPRRARTTEHLQAAARVAMGLGALAAPLLAAAIGPHRLASDELVLAHGGAAFTLALIGALLLPVAALVLAKTDDRAGVPLRRDLRDALRGSDPVQAPSPTGFFIALEGGDGAGKSTQVQALAEWIRAKGHEVVVTREPGATPIGKRLRSILLDVSSAGLSNRAEALLYAADRAEHVDSLVRPALERGAIVLSDRYIDSSVAYQGAGRDLSPTEIARISRWATDGLVPHLTVVLDVSPETARERFTEAPDRLESEPPEFHARVRAGFLALAAADPSRYLVVDAGQEPEAVTTVVRHRLDRMLPLSEAEVKAVEEARRKAEEEARRKAEEEAARKAEEERLERERQEQLAKLRAEEEERKRREEEEARRLEAERQAEEARRRAEEARLAAEAAAEEERRRLAAEEKARQEEQERLRKEAEEEARLRAEAEERRLEKQRKAEEALLRAEEARRMAEAAAAAKAAEEAAAKAAAEKLAAEAAAKAAAERAAAERAAAEAAAALRAEAAKAAAERAAAERKAAAEAKAVAEAKAAREKAEAEANAAAERAARAAEAAAFELSANEVTQPTPIVKQDGTGGKAAGADGAGKPAAGSDEPTVSPDEVTVATPIVKLPEPEAETSVLPRIREERAADETAVLPPVRDTESTAVLPPVRDTRASDPTDRVPQGIFRDARQEPQGANDRTRELPQLDENGRPRRRSDWAEETPLDDLPTLADELFGPHDDEGPRRRR, encoded by the coding sequence ATGACGCGAGCAGAGCAGCCAGACCGCCTCGGCGATTCCGACGCCGCACTCGTCGCGGATTCCAGGGAGCGTGCCGTACGCGCCCTCTTGCGCCACCAGCCATTGCGCAGGCTGTGGAGCGCCCACGTCGTCGGCAGCACCGGCGACGCCCTCGCGCTCCTCGTCCTCGTCCTGCTCGGCCTCCAGGCGGCCGTCGCGGAGGGTGCGCTCGGCGGGGGCTACCGGGGGGCCGCGTTCGCCGTGGCCGCCGTCGTCGGCGCCCGCCTGCTGGCCTCGGTCCTCTTCGGGGCCGTACTCCTCGGGCCGCTGACCGCCCTCACCGGGACCGGCGGCGCGCTCGACCGGCGCTGGACCATGATCGGCGCCGACGGTGTCCGGATCGCGCTGCTCGTCATCGCGCCGCTCTGGATCGACTGGACCCCCGACAGCGCCCTCTGGTACCTGCTCGGCACCGTCTTCGTCGCCGGAGCCGCCGAGCGGCTCTGGACGATCAGCCGCGAAGGCGCCGCGCCCGCGCTGCTGCCCGCCCCGCCGATCGAGGGCGGCGCCGTACGGCCGCTGCCCGACCACCTCGGCGCGCTGCGGCAGCTCTCCCGCCGCACCGGCTTCCTCGCCGTCCCGGCGGCCGCCGCCGTCCTGCTCCTCGCCACCCTGATCGGCGAGCTGCTCGGCGCCGGACTCGACTGGTTCTCGCTGCACCAGGCCGCCCTCGCCTCGTACGTCGCCGCCGGTCTGTTCGCCGCCTCCGTCACCGTGCTGTACGCGATGACGCTGCCCGGCGGAGAGACGCCCCGGCCCCGCTCGCCCCTGGAGGGCCTGCGCAGGCCGACCACCGAGAAGACCGGCACCGGCACCGCGGGCGCGCCCGAGAAGGGCCGTACCGGCAGTGGAGGCGCGCCGGAGAAGGGCCGTACCGGCAGTGGAGGCGGGCCCGAGAAGGGCCGCACCGGGGCCCTGCCCCTGCTCGTGCTGACCTGCGCCACCGTCGCCGGGGCCATCGCCGCCGCCGCGTCCGTCGCCGTCCTCCACGCGTACGACCTCGGCGGCGGGCCCGTCACGTACGCCCTCCTGATCCTGGCCCTCAGCGGCGCCACCGCCGTCGGCATCCGCACCGCGGTCCACGTCCTGCCCGTGCTCTCCCGGCGCCGGCTGCTCGCCCTCGCGACCGCCGTCACCGGCATCGCCCTGATCGCCATGGGCCTGGTGCCGGACACGGCCACCGTGCTGTTCCTCGCCGTGCTCGCCGGATACGCGGCCGGAGTCGCCGCCAACACCGGCCACACACTCGTCGACCAGGAGACCGAGGAACCCCGCAGGGCCAGGACCACCGAGCACCTCCAGGCCGCCGCCCGGGTCGCCATGGGCCTCGGCGCGCTCGCCGCGCCGCTGCTCGCCGCCGCGATCGGCCCGCACCGCCTCGCCTCCGACGAGCTCGTCCTCGCGCACGGCGGCGCCGCCTTCACCCTCGCGCTGATCGGCGCCCTGCTGCTGCCCGTCGCCGCGCTCGTCCTCGCGAAGACCGACGACCGGGCGGGCGTCCCGCTCCGCCGCGACCTGCGCGACGCGCTGCGCGGCTCCGACCCGGTGCAGGCGCCCTCCCCGACCGGCTTCTTCATCGCCCTGGAAGGCGGCGACGGAGCCGGCAAGTCCACCCAGGTCCAGGCGCTCGCCGAGTGGATCCGTGCCAAGGGCCACGAGGTCGTCGTCACCCGCGAGCCCGGTGCCACCCCCATCGGCAAGCGCCTCCGCTCGATCCTCCTCGACGTGTCGTCGGCGGGGCTCTCGAACCGCGCCGAGGCCCTGCTGTACGCGGCCGACCGCGCCGAGCACGTCGACTCCCTGGTCCGGCCCGCCCTGGAGCGGGGCGCGATCGTCCTCTCCGACCGGTACATCGACTCCTCCGTCGCCTACCAGGGCGCGGGCCGCGATCTGTCCCCGACCGAGATCGCCCGCATCTCCCGCTGGGCGACCGACGGACTCGTCCCCCACCTGACCGTGGTCCTCGACGTCTCCCCGGAGACCGCGCGGGAACGGTTCACCGAGGCACCTGACCGGCTGGAGTCCGAGCCGCCGGAGTTCCACGCGCGCGTACGGGCCGGATTCCTCGCCCTCGCGGCCGCCGACCCCTCCCGCTACCTCGTCGTCGACGCGGGCCAGGAGCCCGAGGCCGTCACCACCGTCGTACGCCACCGGCTCGACCGGATGCTGCCGCTCTCCGAGGCCGAGGTGAAGGCCGTCGAGGAAGCCCGCCGGAAGGCGGAGGAGGAGGCGCGCCGCAAGGCCGAGGAAGAGGCCGCCCGCAAGGCCGAGGAGGAGCGCCTGGAGCGCGAGCGCCAGGAGCAGCTCGCCAAGCTCCGCGCCGAGGAGGAGGAGCGCAAGCGCCGCGAGGAGGAAGAAGCGCGCCGCCTGGAGGCCGAGCGACAGGCCGAGGAGGCCCGGCGCAGGGCCGAGGAGGCCCGCCTCGCCGCCGAGGCCGCGGCCGAGGAGGAGCGCAGGCGCCTCGCCGCCGAGGAGAAGGCCCGCCAGGAGGAGCAGGAGCGGCTCCGCAAGGAGGCCGAGGAGGAGGCCCGCCTCCGGGCCGAGGCCGAGGAGCGCCGCCTGGAGAAGCAGCGCAAGGCGGAGGAGGCGCTGCTCCGCGCCGAGGAGGCCCGCCGGATGGCCGAGGCCGCCGCTGCCGCGAAGGCGGCGGAGGAGGCCGCGGCGAAGGCCGCCGCGGAGAAGCTCGCGGCCGAGGCGGCCGCGAAGGCCGCGGCGGAGCGGGCGGCCGCCGAGCGGGCCGCCGCGGAAGCCGCCGCAGCCCTCCGGGCCGAGGCGGCCAAGGCCGCCGCCGAGCGTGCCGCCGCCGAGAGGAAGGCAGCGGCGGAGGCGAAGGCGGTCGCCGAGGCCAAGGCCGCCCGGGAGAAGGCCGAGGCGGAGGCGAACGCCGCCGCCGAGCGGGCGGCGCGTGCCGCCGAGGCCGCGGCCTTCGAACTCTCGGCCAACGAGGTCACCCAGCCGACCCCGATCGTGAAGCAGGACGGGACGGGCGGGAAGGCAGCCGGGGCTGATGGGGCCGGGAAGCCGGCCGCCGGGTCCGACGAGCCGACCGTCTCGCCCGACGAGGTCACCGTCGCCACCCCGATCGTGAAGCTCCCCGAGCCGGAGGCCGAGACCAGCGTCCTGCCCCGGATCCGCGAGGAGCGGGCCGCCGACGAGACCGCGGTGCTGCCCCCCGTACGGGACACCGAGTCGACCGCCGTGCTCCCTCCCGTACGGGACACCCGGGCGTCCGACCCCACGGACCGGGTCCCGCAGGGCATCTTCCGGGACGCCCGGCAGGAGCCGCAGGGTGCCAACGACCGGACCCGTGAGCTGCCCCAGCTCGACGAGAACGGCCGGCCGCGGCGCCGCTCCGACTGGGCGGAGGAGACGCCGCTCGACGATCTCCCGACGCTCGCGGACGAGCTGTTCGGCCCGCACGACGACGAGGGCCCTCGGCGCCGCCGCTGA
- a CDS encoding ABC transporter permease, whose amino-acid sequence MRRLPRLILVGVRTHVSYMSRSPIEITFAVLVPLVYATLAVYLFRAAGDPDRLLTASVGAGLMGIWGSVLFGSGGAVQNQRWLGTLETLVVAPTPLALVLLPITLATAVIGTYAMGATLLWGVLLFDVPLDFAHPALFLLAVPVCVLALGMTGLLLAATFVLLRNANALANPLDTPVWLLSGLLVPVTVLPAWTHPVSWALPTTWGARAVHAATSGGDVLTPLLAAAALGAGYALAAVLVLGRVERRARAAATLALT is encoded by the coding sequence ATGAGGCGGCTGCCCCGGCTGATCCTCGTCGGAGTCCGTACGCACGTCTCGTACATGTCGCGCTCCCCCATCGAGATCACCTTCGCCGTCCTCGTCCCCCTCGTCTACGCCACCCTCGCCGTCTATCTGTTCCGGGCGGCCGGGGACCCCGACCGCCTGCTCACCGCCTCCGTCGGCGCCGGACTCATGGGCATCTGGGGCTCGGTGCTCTTCGGTTCGGGCGGCGCGGTGCAGAACCAGCGCTGGCTCGGCACCCTGGAGACCCTGGTGGTCGCGCCGACGCCGCTCGCGCTCGTGCTGCTCCCGATCACCCTCGCGACCGCCGTGATCGGCACGTACGCGATGGGCGCGACGCTGCTGTGGGGCGTGCTGCTCTTCGACGTGCCGCTGGACTTCGCCCACCCCGCCCTCTTCCTGCTCGCCGTCCCGGTGTGCGTCCTCGCCCTCGGCATGACCGGGCTGCTGCTCGCCGCCACGTTCGTCCTGCTGCGCAACGCCAACGCGCTCGCCAACCCGCTCGACACCCCCGTCTGGCTGCTGTCCGGGCTGCTCGTGCCGGTCACCGTGCTGCCCGCCTGGACGCACCCGGTCTCCTGGGCGCTGCCCACGACCTGGGGTGCGCGGGCCGTGCACGCGGCGACCTCCGGCGGCGACGTCCTCACCCCGCTGCTCGCCGCCGCGGCCCTCGGGGCCGGGTACGCCCTGGCCGCCGTCCTCGTCCTCGGGCGGGTGGAGCGCCGGGCGCGCGCCGCCGCGACCCTCGCCCTCACGTGA
- a CDS encoding ABC transporter ATP-binding protein produces the protein MKTTTTATRSGALGALDAALSLDGVGRTYGGRGAPALDGVSLVVPRGRFVAVMGPSGSGKSTLLRCAAGLERPTTGTVRIGGTDLATLKTAGLTRLRRDRVGFVFQSLNLVSALDVRENVTLPLLLAGAREGRALDARALAGLAAVGLADRAGDRPEDLSGGQRQRVAIARALVNEPDIVFADEPTAALDPVTAAGVLALLRRAVDERGTTVVLVTHDPVAAAWTDEAVFLDRGRLAGHLDHPDEHGVRRMLGAGNDHRFRPTATTAATAPAAATASNAPTAPARTAVIR, from the coding sequence ATGAAGACGACGACAACGGCGACCCGGAGCGGCGCCCTCGGCGCCCTGGACGCGGCCCTCTCCCTCGACGGGGTGGGCCGGACGTACGGCGGACGCGGGGCGCCCGCGCTCGACGGGGTGAGCCTGGTCGTGCCGCGCGGCCGGTTCGTGGCGGTGATGGGCCCGTCCGGCTCCGGCAAGTCCACCCTGCTGCGGTGCGCCGCCGGACTCGAACGGCCGACGACCGGCACGGTACGGATCGGCGGCACCGACCTCGCCACCCTGAAGACGGCCGGTCTGACCCGGCTCCGGCGGGACCGGGTCGGCTTCGTCTTCCAGTCGCTGAACCTCGTCTCCGCGCTCGACGTGCGGGAGAACGTCACCCTGCCGCTGCTCCTCGCCGGGGCCCGCGAAGGGCGCGCCCTCGACGCCCGCGCCCTCGCAGGACTCGCGGCCGTCGGGCTCGCCGACCGGGCCGGGGACCGGCCGGAGGACCTCTCCGGCGGTCAGCGCCAGCGGGTGGCCATCGCCCGCGCCCTGGTCAACGAACCCGACATCGTCTTCGCCGACGAGCCGACCGCCGCGCTCGACCCGGTCACGGCCGCCGGGGTGCTCGCCCTGCTGCGGCGCGCGGTCGACGAGCGCGGCACCACGGTCGTCCTCGTCACCCACGACCCGGTGGCCGCCGCCTGGACGGACGAGGCCGTGTTCCTCGACCGGGGACGGCTCGCCGGGCACCTCGACCACCCCGACGAGCACGGCGTACGACGGATGCTGGGCGCGGGGAACGACCACCGGTTCCGCCCGACGGCCACGACGGCCGCCACGGCCCCGGCGGCTGCTACGGCTTCGAACGCTCCGACGGCCCCGGCCCGTACGGCGGTGATCCGGTGA
- a CDS encoding ArsR/SmtB family transcription factor, translating to MIRIELDEASLGATRIAISPLRDAFCSMHLALPHRRPSWPYQEWVGQAREVWREDDRLRPLWDLFAEGRYDVSDFLLPRPFGTAHVHEELAALRSTDPEFVRAQVAVCYPGMAEAPFVQPYLRDPQAACAALADAYAAYWEGAIEPYWPTMRRLVEDEVLVRARTFATEGVDALFAGLESRGRWQPPVLELTKHVEAEYAPGERRLVLVPLVFAEGCRLYSTDDPEVFALSFQARGAGALREPPEPAAEDRLGLMLGRGRAAVLRELGGPLTTAGLADRLGLAPSTVSEHLSVLAEAGVVTRHRVGRSVYYQLTDTGRSLLALLAGEDVLRAVA from the coding sequence TTGATCCGGATCGAGCTGGACGAGGCCTCGCTCGGGGCGACGCGGATCGCGATCAGCCCCCTGCGGGACGCGTTCTGCTCGATGCACCTCGCGCTGCCGCACCGGCGGCCGTCCTGGCCGTACCAGGAGTGGGTCGGGCAGGCGCGGGAGGTGTGGCGCGAGGACGACCGGCTGCGGCCGCTGTGGGACCTGTTCGCCGAGGGGCGGTACGACGTCTCCGACTTCCTGCTGCCCCGGCCGTTCGGCACGGCCCACGTCCACGAGGAGCTCGCCGCGCTGCGGTCCACCGACCCAGAGTTCGTCCGCGCCCAGGTCGCCGTCTGCTACCCCGGCATGGCCGAAGCGCCGTTCGTGCAGCCGTATCTGAGGGACCCGCAGGCCGCCTGCGCGGCGCTCGCCGACGCGTACGCCGCCTACTGGGAGGGCGCGATCGAGCCGTACTGGCCGACGATGCGCCGGCTCGTCGAGGACGAAGTGCTCGTCCGCGCCAGGACGTTCGCGACCGAGGGGGTCGACGCGCTCTTCGCGGGACTGGAGAGCCGGGGCCGCTGGCAGCCCCCGGTGCTCGAACTGACCAAGCACGTCGAAGCGGAGTACGCCCCCGGTGAGCGGCGGCTCGTCCTCGTGCCGCTGGTCTTCGCGGAGGGCTGCCGGCTGTACTCGACGGACGACCCCGAGGTGTTCGCGCTCAGCTTCCAGGCCCGCGGCGCCGGTGCGCTGCGCGAACCGCCCGAGCCCGCCGCCGAGGACCGGCTCGGGCTGATGCTCGGCCGGGGCCGGGCGGCGGTCCTGCGCGAGCTGGGCGGCCCGCTGACCACCGCGGGGCTCGCCGACCGTCTCGGGCTCGCGCCCAGCACGGTCTCCGAGCACCTGTCGGTGCTGGCGGAGGCCGGTGTCGTGACCCGGCACCGGGTCGGGCGGTCGGTGTACTACCAGCTGACGGACACCGGCCGTTCGCTGCTCGCGCTGCTCGCCGGCGAGGACGTGCTCAGGGCCGTGGCCTGA
- the topA gene encoding type I DNA topoisomerase: MSPTSEAAHGGRRLVIVESPAKAKTIKGYLGPGYVVEASVGHIRDLPSGAAEVPEKYTGEVRRLGVDVEHDFQPIYVVNADKKAQVRKLKELLAESDELFLATDEDREGEAIAWHLQEVLKPKVPVHRMVFHEITKDAIREAVANPRELNQRMVDAQETRRILDRLYGYEVSPVLWKKVMPRLSAGRVQSVATRLVVERERERIAFRSAEYWDLTGTFGTGRSGDASDPSQLVARLAAVDGKRVAQGRDFGADGRLKSESVLHLDEANARALAAALADTAFSVRSVESKPYRRSPYAPFRTTTLQQEASRKLGFGAKATMQVAQKLYENGFITYMRTDSTILSDTAVSAARAQVTQLYGADYLPEKPRVYAGKVKNAQEAHEAIRPSGDRFRTPAETGLTGDQFRLYELIWKRTVASQMKDATGNSVTVKIGGRAADGRDAEFSASGKTITFHGFMKAYVEGADDPNAELDDRERRLPQVAEGDALTADEITADGHATKPPARYTEASLVKELEEREIGRPSTYASIIGTILDRGYVFKKGTALVPSFLSFAVVNLLEKHFGRLVDYDFTAKMEDDLDRIARGEAQAVPWLKRFYFGDAGGGTAAAGGAADAGNGDGDHLGGLKELVTDLGAIDAREISSFPVGNDIVLRVGRYGPYVERGEKDAEGHQRADVPEDLAPDELTVELAEELLAKPSGDFELGADPVSGNQIVAKDGRYGPYVTEILPEGTPKTGKNAVKPRTASLFKSMSLDTVTLEDALRLMSLPRVVGADAEGVEITAQNGRYGPYLKKGTDSRSLTEEEQLFTITLEEALAIYAQPKQRGRAAAKPPLKELGTDPVSEKPVVVKDGRFGPYVTDGETNATLRTGDSVEDITPERGYELLAEKRAKGPAKKAAKKAPAKKTTTAKKTATKTAAKKTTAAKKTAVKKTTTAKKTTAAKKTAAAKPE, from the coding sequence TTGTCCCCGACCAGCGAAGCCGCACACGGCGGCCGCCGACTCGTCATCGTCGAGTCGCCTGCCAAGGCGAAGACGATCAAGGGTTACCTCGGCCCCGGCTACGTCGTCGAGGCGAGCGTCGGGCACATCCGGGACCTCCCCAGCGGTGCCGCCGAGGTGCCCGAGAAGTACACCGGTGAGGTGCGCCGCCTCGGGGTCGACGTCGAGCACGACTTCCAGCCCATCTACGTCGTCAACGCCGACAAGAAGGCGCAGGTCAGGAAGCTCAAGGAGCTGCTTGCCGAGTCCGACGAGCTCTTCCTCGCCACCGATGAGGACCGCGAGGGCGAGGCCATCGCGTGGCACCTCCAGGAAGTCCTGAAGCCCAAGGTCCCGGTCCACCGGATGGTCTTCCACGAGATCACCAAGGACGCCATCCGCGAGGCCGTCGCCAACCCGCGCGAGCTGAACCAGCGCATGGTCGACGCCCAGGAGACCCGCCGCATCCTCGACCGGCTGTACGGCTACGAGGTCTCGCCGGTCCTGTGGAAGAAGGTCATGCCGCGCCTCTCGGCCGGCCGTGTCCAGTCCGTCGCCACCCGTCTCGTCGTCGAGCGGGAGCGCGAGCGCATCGCCTTCCGCTCCGCCGAGTACTGGGACCTCACCGGCACCTTCGGCACCGGCCGCTCCGGTGACGCCAGCGACCCGTCCCAGCTGGTCGCCCGCCTCGCGGCGGTCGACGGCAAGCGCGTCGCGCAGGGCCGTGACTTCGGTGCCGACGGCCGTCTGAAGAGCGAGAGCGTGCTCCACCTGGACGAGGCGAACGCCCGCGCCCTGGCCGCCGCGCTCGCCGACACCGCCTTCTCCGTGCGCTCGGTCGAGTCGAAGCCGTACCGCCGCTCCCCGTACGCCCCCTTCCGGACCACCACCCTCCAGCAGGAGGCGAGCCGCAAGCTGGGCTTCGGTGCGAAGGCGACCATGCAGGTGGCGCAGAAGCTGTACGAGAACGGCTTCATCACCTACATGCGTACGGACTCCACGATCCTCTCCGACACCGCCGTCTCGGCGGCGCGGGCGCAGGTCACGCAGCTGTACGGCGCCGACTACCTGCCGGAGAAGCCGCGCGTCTACGCGGGCAAGGTCAAGAACGCGCAGGAGGCGCACGAGGCGATTCGCCCTTCGGGTGATCGTTTCCGCACCCCGGCGGAGACCGGTCTGACCGGCGACCAGTTCCGGCTGTACGAGCTGATCTGGAAGCGGACCGTCGCCTCCCAGATGAAGGACGCGACCGGAAACTCGGTCACGGTGAAGATCGGCGGCCGCGCCGCCGACGGCCGGGACGCCGAGTTCAGCGCCTCCGGCAAGACGATCACCTTCCACGGCTTCATGAAGGCCTACGTCGAAGGCGCCGACGACCCGAACGCGGAGCTCGACGACCGCGAGCGGCGGCTGCCGCAGGTCGCCGAGGGCGACGCGCTGACCGCCGACGAGATCACGGCGGACGGCCACGCGACCAAGCCGCCGGCCCGCTACACCGAGGCCTCGCTGGTCAAGGAGCTCGAAGAGCGCGAGATCGGCCGCCCGTCGACGTACGCGTCGATCATCGGCACGATCCTCGACCGCGGCTACGTCTTCAAGAAGGGCACGGCCCTCGTGCCGTCCTTCCTGAGCTTCGCCGTCGTCAACCTCCTGGAGAAGCACTTCGGGCGGCTCGTCGACTACGACTTCACCGCCAAGATGGAGGACGACCTCGACCGCATCGCGCGCGGCGAGGCCCAGGCCGTGCCGTGGCTGAAGCGTTTCTACTTCGGTGACGCCGGGGGCGGTACGGCCGCCGCCGGCGGCGCCGCGGACGCCGGGAACGGCGACGGCGACCACCTCGGCGGTCTGAAGGAGCTCGTCACCGACCTCGGCGCGATCGACGCCCGCGAGATCTCCTCCTTCCCCGTCGGCAACGACATCGTGCTCCGCGTCGGCCGCTACGGCCCGTACGTCGAGCGCGGCGAGAAGGACGCGGAGGGCCACCAGCGGGCCGACGTCCCCGAGGACCTCGCGCCCGACGAGCTGACCGTCGAGCTCGCCGAGGAGCTGCTGGCCAAGCCGAGCGGCGACTTCGAGCTGGGCGCCGACCCGGTCAGCGGGAACCAGATCGTCGCGAAGGACGGCCGCTACGGCCCGTACGTCACGGAGATCCTGCCCGAGGGCACCCCGAAGACCGGCAAGAACGCGGTGAAGCCGCGCACGGCCTCGCTCTTCAAGTCGATGAGCCTCGACACCGTCACCCTGGAGGACGCGCTCCGGCTGATGTCCCTGCCCCGGGTCGTCGGCGCGGACGCCGAGGGCGTCGAGATCACCGCGCAGAACGGCCGCTACGGCCCGTACCTGAAGAAGGGCACGGACTCGCGGTCGCTCACCGAGGAGGAGCAGCTCTTCACGATCACCCTCGAAGAGGCGCTCGCGATCTACGCCCAGCCGAAGCAGCGGGGCCGGGCCGCGGCCAAGCCGCCGCTGAAGGAGCTGGGCACCGACCCGGTCAGCGAGAAGCCCGTGGTGGTCAAGGACGGCCGCTTCGGTCCGTACGTGACCGACGGCGAGACCAACGCCACCCTGCGGACCGGCGACAGCGTCGAGGACATCACGCCGGAGCGCGGTTACGAGCTGCTCGCCGAGAAGCGGGCCAAGGGACCGGCGAAGAAGGCCGCCAAGAAGGCCCCGGCGAAGAAGACGACCACCGCGAAGAAGACGGCCACGAAGACGGCGGCGAAGAAGACCACCGCCGCCAAGAAGACGGCCGTGAAGAAGACGACGACGGCGAAGAAGACGACCGCGGCGAAGAAGACCGCGGCGGCGAAGCCGGAGTAG